The DNA window TACCAGCGCTACAAAGAGGCCGCCAACGCGCTGGCCGCCCGCCCCATGCTGGGCCGCGACGTCTTCGCCCACGGCATGACGCCGGACCCGATCGAGGAAGAGGAGGCCCCCGTCGAGGTGGACCTATTCCAGCTGATCAGCTGCTTCTACGAGATGCTCAAGAAGGCGCCCAAGACGACGGTCCACGAGGTCCGCGTCGAGCGCGTCTCGGTCACCGAGCGGATCTACGAGCTGATGGACAAGATGCGCGGCCAGTCGATGCTTGAGTTCCGCCAGCTCTTCGACGGCCAGGCCACCCGCGGGGGATTGATCGTGACCTTCCTCGCGGTGCTCGAGATGGTGCGCATGAAAGTCCTGCAGGTGACGCAGAGCCAGACTTACGGTGAGATCTATTTGGTGCCGGCCTTCGAAGGCGCCGACCTGCAAAATCTCGAGGCGAACGTGACGATTCAGTAATAAGGAATCCCCCTATGGAAAGCGCCAAACTCAAATCCTTTCTCGAAAGCCTGATCTTCGTGTCCGAAACACCCTTGAAGGTTTCGGACATGCTGGTCGCCGTGCAAAATTACGAAGAAGAAATGAATAAACCCCCGCAGGCCGAGGCGGCGGAGGGAGAGGTCGAGGCCGGAGAGTCCGTCGAGGCGGCCGCCGCACCCGCCGGCGCCGAGGTTGCGGAGACCGAGCCTTCCGTCCCGACCGACGTCGCCGCCCAACTCAGCGCGGCCGCCGCCAAGGAGGAAGAGAAGACCAGTCGCGCCGACATCCAGCAGGCCCTCTCCGAGCTGGCCCAAGAATACTTGGAGAACCCCGCCCGCGGCATCCTGCTCGGCGAGGTCGCCGGCGGCTGGCAGTTCCGCACGCGGCCGGAGAACGCGGTTATCCTGCGGCAGTTCTACCAGCCCAAGCCCACCAAGATCTCCAAGCCCTCCCTCGAGACCCTCGCCATCGTCGCCTACCGTCAGCCGGTGACGCGGGTCGAGATCGACGCGATCCGCGGCGTCGATTCCGGCGGTGTGCTCAAGACCCTGCTCGAGAAGAACTTGGTGCGCATCGTCGGCAAGAAGGACGAGCCCGGCAAACCCATGCTCTACGGCACGACGCAGGACTTCCTCGAGCTCTTCCAGCTCAAGAGCTTGCAGGAGCTGCCGACCTTGAAGGAGTTCCGGGAGCTCGAGGAGGAATTCCAAAAGAAGACGGCGGGCGAGGGCGTCGTCGTCGAAAACACCGCGGAGGAGACCGAAGAAGAAGAGTCACTCCTTGAGGGCGAGGGCGTCCAGCAGATGATCGCGGCCTTGGATGAGGAGGAAGAAGAGGCCTTCCAGGACCTCGAGGCCAGCCTGAAGGACCTCCGCGACGTCGAGCGCGGCATCTTCGCCGAGGAAAAGGCCGAGGAGAAGGCCGCCGAGGCTGCGACTCCGCCCGTCGCCGAGTCTTAAGCCCCGCCGGTCCCCCATGGAACGCCTGCAGAAAATCCTCTCCCGCGCCGGCGTCTCCAGCCGCCGCGCCGCCGAAGCCCTGATCCTGGCAGGCCGTGTGAAGGTCAACGGCAAGGTCGTCCGCGAACTGGGCGCGAAGGCCGATCCCGAGAGCGACGTTGTCCTCGTCGACGGCCGGCCCATCCGGCGCTCCCGATTCCACCGCTACTACGCCTACTACAAGCCGCGCGGCGTGGTCGTCACCAAGCGCGACGACTTCGGGCGCAAGACCGTCTTCGACTTGCTCGATTTGCCCAAGGCGGTGAACGCCGTCGGCCGCCTCGACAAAGAGTCCGAGGGCCTGCTGCTGCTCACCGACGACGGCGAGCTCTTGCAGCGCTACACCCATCCCTCTTTCCAGGTGCGCAAGGTCTACCATGTCCAAGTGACGCGCCTGCCCACGGCGGAGGAGCGCCGCCGCCTGCGCGAAGGGATTCGCCTCGAGGAGAAGGAGGTGCACGTCTTTTCGGTGAAACCCTTGCCGGCTTCCGAAGGCCTGTGGCTCGAGATCGTCCTGGGCGAGGGGATCAAGCGCGAGATCCGGCGCATGTTGGAGACCTTCGGCATCGGCGTGCAAAGACTGATTCGCGTCAAGCACGGCGAGGTGGAGCTGGGTTCGCTCAAGCCGGGGCAGGTGATCGAGCTCAGCGCCTCCCTTCTGAAGAAAGTCCGGCGCTCCGTCGGGCTAATTTCTTAAAAATACTTGAGAATTTTTTTGTGGCCGTCCAGCGCGTCGCGTCGTCCCACCTCGTATTCAAGGGCAAGGAACCCATACCTGGAGGACACGTATGATTCATTCTTTCAAAAAAACTGCGTACAAAACGTTGGGCATTTTGGCCCTAACAACTTTGGCGGCTTGCGGCGGCGGCGGGACGGGGACGATGTCGGTCGGCCTCACCGATGCGCCGACCGAGGACTACGCCGCGGTCTACGTCACGATCAGCGAAATTCAAGTGCACCGCAACGGGCCCGGATCGGACGACGAAGGCGGTTGGCAGACGGTAGCCGAACCGAATCGCACTTACAATTTATTGGATCTCACCGACGGCGTGGTCGAGGGCCTAGGCGAGGGACCGCTGGAGGCGGGGAGCTATTCCCAGATCCGCCTGATCATCGGCACGACGCCGGACGCCTCGCCGAACATCCTCTGCCACACACACCCCTTCGCGAACTACGTGATCGACGCGGACGATTCCGAGATCCATGAGCTGACCGTCCCCAGCGGCGAGCAGACCGGACTCAAGATTGTCTGCGCCGGCAAGTGCGACGTCGCCGAAAACCAGACCACCGAGCTGATCCTCGATTTCGACGCGGCGGCCTCGGTGGTGGTGGCCGGCAACAGCGGCATTTATAACCTCAAGCCGACGATCAAGCTGCTCGAGACGGCCGATTTCACGCTGGTGACCGGACGGGTCACCAACGGCGCGGATTTGGCGGGGGTTGCCGACGCCCAGGTCAGCGCGCAGATCTTCGATCCGACCGCGGCCAACCCGGAGGACGCGGTCATGGTTCAGACGGCGACCTTGACCGACGCCAACGGCGATTACCAGCTCTTCCTCAAGCCCGGCGACTATAATATCGTCGCGACCGCCCCCGGCTTCGCCGCGACGGCGGTGAACCTCACGGCCTTGCCCGGGCAGACCCCGGTTCAGGACTTCGTCTTGACCGCGGCGCCCTCCGGCACCCTCGCCGGTCTTGTCGGGATCACCGGGGCCGACGCCGAGACTTTCGCGAACTTAAGCGTCCAGCAGGATCTGACGGTTGCCGGCCTGCCCGAGGTGGTGGAGGTCGATTCGATCGACGTCCTCAACGGGGCGAGCTATTCGGCGGAGTTGAGCGCGGGCGATTACGAAGTGCTCGCTTCGACCTGCGGATTTCCCACGCAAGCGACCGCGGTCAGCGTGAGCGCCGGCGCGACGACCACGCTCGATGTCAATTTTTGAGGTAATCCAGCTCCCAGGAATACCTAGAAGGCCCGGGCCCCCAAGGCCCGGGCCTTTTTTTCGGCCAAAAAAATAGCCCGGGCGGTAAGAGCCCGGGCTACCGTTTGGGAGGAGGAGAACGGCGGAACATCCGCCTTCTCTGATGAAACCCCATTTACCCACAAAACCTTGGAGATTGGATTGTGCGATTCTATGTACAGGAATTGCACATAGCAAGAGCCTTGCCGCAAGGAGGTGAATTTACTTCGAAATTATTTTTTCGGGGGAATCGTCTCAGTCGATTCGGTGGCTACGTTGATGAAATTCCTTGGATTTTTCTTCCAAGCCCCGGCGCAGGGCGGCCTCCGGATCCCCAAGGCCTTGTTTTTCGGCGTAATCCCGAACCTCCTGGGTGAGCTGCATCGAGCAGAAGTGGGGCCCGCACATCGAACAAAAATGGGCCAGCTTGGCGGATTCTTGGCCGAGCGTGGCGTCGTGGTAGGCGCGGGCCGTGTCGGGGTCGAGGGAGAGATTGAACTGGTCCTCCCAGCGAAACTCGTAGCGGGCCTTGGAAAGCGAGTTGTCGCGCCGCTGCGCCCCGGGGTGGCCCTTGGCTAAGTCGGCGGCGTGCGCCGCGATCTTGTAGGCGATGATGCCGGCCTTGACGTCGTCGCGGTCGGGGAGGCCGAGGTGCTCTTTGGGCGTGACGTAGCAGAGCATCGCGGTGCCGAACCAGCCGATCATCGCGGCGCCGATCGCCGAGGTGATGTGGTCGTAGCCCGGCGCGACGTCGGTGGTGAGCGGGCCCAGGGTGTAGAAGGGCGCCTCGCCGCAGACGGCGAGCTGCTTGGTCATGTTTTCCTGGATCAGGTGCATGGGGACGTGGCCGGGGCCCTCGATCATCGTCTGCACCTCGTGCCGCCACGCGATATTGGTCAATTCCCCCAGCGTCTCCAGCTCGGCGAACTGCGCGGCGTCGTTGGCGTCGGCGATGGAGCCCGGCCTAAGGCCGTCGCCCAGCGAGAAGGAGACGTCGTAGGCCTTCATGATTTCGCAGATCTCTTCGAAATGGCTGTAGAGGAAGTTCTCTTGATGGTGGGCGAGGCACCACTTCGCCATGATGGAGCCGCCGCGCGAGACGATGCCGGTGACGCGTTTGGCGGTGAGCGGGACATAGGCCAGGCGCACGCCCGCGTGGATGGTGAAGTAATCGACGCCCTGTTC is part of the Deltaproteobacteria bacterium PRO3 genome and encodes:
- a CDS encoding DUF4382 domain-containing protein, with the translated sequence MIHSFKKTAYKTLGILALTTLAACGGGGTGTMSVGLTDAPTEDYAAVYVTISEIQVHRNGPGSDDEGGWQTVAEPNRTYNLLDLTDGVVEGLGEGPLEAGSYSQIRLIIGTTPDASPNILCHTHPFANYVIDADDSEIHELTVPSGEQTGLKIVCAGKCDVAENQTTELILDFDAAASVVVAGNSGIYNLKPTIKLLETADFTLVTGRVTNGADLAGVADAQVSAQIFDPTAANPEDAVMVQTATLTDANGDYQLFLKPGDYNIVATAPGFAATAVNLTALPGQTPVQDFVLTAAPSGTLAGLVGITGADAETFANLSVQQDLTVAGLPEVVEVDSIDVLNGASYSAELSAGDYEVLASTCGFPTQATAVSVSAGATTTLDVNF
- the scpB gene encoding SMC-Scp complex subunit ScpB, translating into MNKPPQAEAAEGEVEAGESVEAAAAPAGAEVAETEPSVPTDVAAQLSAAAAKEEEKTSRADIQQALSELAQEYLENPARGILLGEVAGGWQFRTRPENAVILRQFYQPKPTKISKPSLETLAIVAYRQPVTRVEIDAIRGVDSGGVLKTLLEKNLVRIVGKKDEPGKPMLYGTTQDFLELFQLKSLQELPTLKEFRELEEEFQKKTAGEGVVVENTAEETEEEESLLEGEGVQQMIAALDEEEEEAFQDLEASLKDLRDVERGIFAEEKAEEKAAEAATPPVAES
- a CDS encoding rRNA pseudouridine synthase, which encodes MERLQKILSRAGVSSRRAAEALILAGRVKVNGKVVRELGAKADPESDVVLVDGRPIRRSRFHRYYAYYKPRGVVVTKRDDFGRKTVFDLLDLPKAVNAVGRLDKESEGLLLLTDDGELLQRYTHPSFQVRKVYHVQVTRLPTAEERRRLREGIRLEEKEVHVFSVKPLPASEGLWLEIVLGEGIKREIRRMLETFGIGVQRLIRVKHGEVELGSLKPGQVIELSASLLKKVRRSVGLIS
- a CDS encoding segregation/condensation protein A, producing the protein MLSETQNAYKVDLEVFEGPLDLLLHLIKKNDVDIIDIPISLILEQYMEYLNLLEELNIDLAGDFLLMASELAHIKSKLLLPDHDKGEEDEEGEDPRAELIRRLLEYQRYKEAANALAARPMLGRDVFAHGMTPDPIEEEEAPVEVDLFQLISCFYEMLKKAPKTTVHEVRVERVSVTERIYELMDKMRGQSMLEFRQLFDGQATRGGLIVTFLAVLEMVRMKVLQVTQSQTYGEIYLVPAFEGADLQNLEANVTIQ
- the thiC gene encoding phosphomethylpyrimidine synthase ThiC, producing the protein MSTLPQKMLEKLQELDAEATRPFPNSRKIYVTGSRPDLRVPMREISLKPPHEPLCVYDTSGPYTDPAVRIDLMKGLPPLRAAWIEERCDTQTLSDLSSRYGRRRAADAQLQALRFEHTVRRPRRALPGRNVSQMHYARRGIVTPEMEFIAIRENQRLEALREGEQHPGQSFGAAIPKILTPEFVRDEVARGRAIIPANINHPELEPMIIGRNFLVKINANLGNSAVTSSIQEEVEKLLWAIRWGADTAMDLSTGKNIHETREWILRNSPVPIGTVPIYQALEKVGGKAEELTWEIYRDTLIEQAEQGVDYFTIHAGVRLAYVPLTAKRVTGIVSRGGSIMAKWCLAHHQENFLYSHFEEICEIMKAYDVSFSLGDGLRPGSIADANDAAQFAELETLGELTNIAWRHEVQTMIEGPGHVPMHLIQENMTKQLAVCGEAPFYTLGPLTTDVAPGYDHITSAIGAAMIGWFGTAMLCYVTPKEHLGLPDRDDVKAGIIAYKIAAHAADLAKGHPGAQRRDNSLSKARYEFRWEDQFNLSLDPDTARAYHDATLGQESAKLAHFCSMCGPHFCSMQLTQEVRDYAEKQGLGDPEAALRRGLEEKSKEFHQRSHRID